Below is a window of Ischnura elegans chromosome 1, ioIscEleg1.1, whole genome shotgun sequence DNA.
AGGAACAGCTTGATGGCTTTGGACTTTCTACAAGGGGATCAAAGACAGATTTGTCTCTGAGGCTGGAAGACCATCTGAGGAAAGAAAATAGAGATACTGACAGCTTCTACGTAGAAGTGGAGCAGCAACTATCATCGGACAATGAGGAAGTAGGTGTCAGAGAGGTGCTTGTCAGTGTAATGAGTTTGGTAAAAAACTTAGGCATCCAGATGTCCGACGTTCACCACGACGTGGAGAAGAAGATCTTGATGATTACATCTCAGTTGTCAGACCAAATGACTGCTATTACTGGAAACAtggaatgtattaaaaaaattgaaggtagGATCATCCAAATAGAACAGGGCGTGGAAACGTCAGAAATCCGGATGGTAACAGTAGAAAATGAATTGAACAGGGTAAAGCATAACATGGACATGGTTAAGCAAGAAGTTGACTCCAGATTTTTAAAGTTACAAGAACAAGTAAGTGATCAAGTGAGGAATATAGTACCACCATCAGTCACTCTACCTTATACAAGTGGACATTTAGACTCAAAAGTGATGAAAGACTGCCTTCCAGAATTTCATGGAAGACTGGAAGAAAATCCAACAAGTTTTATTAAAGAATCACTCAGTTTGTTAGGTAGAACTAACCAACCCAATGACATTTATACATAAATAGTGTCACAACAGCTGAAGGGGCAAGCAGCTACTTGGTGGCAAAATTTAAAAGGGTTAAATCTGCATTGGGAGGACTTCAAACGAGAATTCATTGCACGGTTTGATTCCGAAAGGGTGAAGAGTGCAGTGAAGAAGAAGCTATTCACTGACACACAACCTACAGGCATGCGGACGAGTGCtttcattattcaaaaatatcaACTCTTCAAGAGACTGAACCCAGAAGATTATGAAGATAAGGCAATGCACGATATAATTGAATTACTGCATGGAAAGATTAGGGCTTTAGTTAAAGTTTCACAGCCCAAAACATTTGATGATCTTAGGAAAGTTGTCAGCCAACTTGAAGAGGAACACAAAGTCAAACCTTCAGGAGATTCTATTACAGTTAGGAAATGTTTCCAGTGTGGGAATTTTGGACATTTGAAAAATGAGTGCCCTACATTGTCATTGCAGGAAAACTAGGTGCGGTCCATTCTGGGATGAGGGGGAATGGAAACCGAGTAGTGCTTAACCCTCGAAGAAAAACAACTTCTAGTAAGTCATCGAATCATGATACATGTATTGGACAGATGATTAGTGATGGAAGCTATCCTCGTCCTgctattaacttaaaaattgggAACGAAAATTTTAAGGCTATATTAGACAGTCAGCCTAGTAATTCTTTTGTCAATTCTAATGTAGCAGAGTTACTAATTCCTATGGAGCCACATCATCTGGCACTGGTAAGAGGAGCTGTTAGTAAGGTGACCTATTCAGTAAAGGGGCAAACACTACTAGCAGCCAAGTGCATGGATGAGGAAATTGAAATAACAGTTGGCATGATTAAGGATTTGATTCCTGAGATAATACTGGGCCACGATTTCTTAGTTGCCTATGATGTTATCTTAGACTATGCATCCAAAGAAATATTCTTTGGTAAAAATAATCGTCTAAGAGTTACATGGTGTGATGGTAGCAGTATGACTCAGGCCAAGGATGAAGACCATGGAGTACACCTAGATGAGCTAGATTTTGGATCTTAAACAATAAACGAAGAAAATCACCTGAAAAGAGTATTGAAAGAGTTTCCAGAGGTCAAGATCTATTTCCTAACAAGATCGGTTTTACCACAACAGTTACGCACAGTTTTAAATGCAGTGACTACAGTCCAATCAAGCAACGTCCATACCCAATAAACCCTGATAAGCATAACTTCATAAGAGATAAAGTTCAGGAGATGGAAAGACAAGAGCTTATCAAACCATCTACTTCCTGTTGGGCCTCACCAATTGTCCTACCGAAAAAGAAAAACGGGGAGTACAGACTGTGTGTTGACTTTCGACGACTGAACGAAAGAACAGTTAGTGATGCTTACCCCATGCCTGACCTAAAGGATCTGTTGAGGCAAGTAAATGGAGCCAGGATTTTCAGCACTTTAGACCTAAATTCTGGATATTGGCAGGTGGAGGTAGAAGAGAAACCCAGGCACTTGACTGCATTTCCTACACCAAAGggtttatttcaattcaaagtcaTGCCTTTCGGTTTAAAGAATGCTGCAGCGAAATTTGCAAGGTTGATGGATAAGGTGCTGTCAGGGTACATAGCAGATTTCTGCCAGGTATATTTAGATCATACTCTAATTTACTCTAAGAATCTCCAAGACCATTTTATACATCTGGCAAAGGTATTAGAGGCTAAAATTGCATGGGTTGACTTGTCAACTTAAGAAGTGCCACTTCGCAGCAGAAAGAGTAGAGTATCTTGGCCATGTCCTGACTTCCAAGGGATTGGAAAGACAACCAGAGAAGAATCGTGCAATAGAAGAAGCAGAGCGCCCTAGAACGAAACAACAAGTACGCCAGTTACTGGGGTTATGTGGATGGTACAGCAGCTTTATGCCACATTTTGAGGAAAAGGCGACGCCACTTACAGACTTACTACACAAGTGCCAGCCATTTAAGTGGACAAATAATGAAGAGATTACATTCCAAGAGCTTAAGAAGGGAATAGGAAGTGCTCCTAAGCTAGCTCATCCTGATCACCAGAGGCAGATGTGTCTACAAAACGATGCCAGCAACTTAGGTTTAGGGGCTGTGTTATTCCAAGAGAGAGTTGAAGGCAGACAGGATATTATAGAATATGCAAGTAGGAAATTATCTTCCGCCAAGAAAATCTATTGTACAGCTGAAAAGGAAGCCTTGGCAGTGGTATGGGCTGTAGGTAAATTTAGAGGCTTTTTGGAAGGGAGGAAATTTAAGTTATACACTGATAATACAGCATTGAGGTGGTTGAATACTGTATCAGGAACAAAATCTAAATTGATGCGATGGGCATTAATATTGGCAGAATTTGACTTTGACGTGCAACACGTTCCTGGGGCCGGTAACCAAGGAGCTGATAGTTtgtcacagcatccagtagcagAGCCATCATTAAACAATGTCATTCCAGAGAGAGAAGTACCTTAGAGCCAAGACTCAATAATCAGTGAGCCTGTCCTCATGGTTTTTCAAGAAGAATTCAATTTAGAAATCTTAAGAAAATGGCAAGAAGAAGATAAAGCATGTACGGCCATGATATTATGTATCAGTAGTCGGGAATCTCATAGCTACCCAGTTCCAAAAGAATTTCAGATGTGCTACAAAAACTTCCGATTGGAGAAGGGTCTCTTGATGTATTTGTCGCATATTTCTAACATGCCTTCTTTGGTAGTGGTTCCAAGGTCGCATTCTATGGTTATCCTGGAGAAGTTTCATGACAACTCTGAAGCTGGTCATCCAGGGGTTGAGGAGACATTCCAGTCCATACGCAGAAgatttttcttgattaatatgCGCAAGGAAATTACCACCTATGTTCAGGTATGCTACATCAATGCTTGCACCAAGGCGAGCAACAAGAAGGCAGATACAAGCCAACAGGCGAGCAACAAGAAGGCAGATACATAATACCAACTTTACATCGCTTTTCTAGtaatatttatgattttgaaCACGTTAGGTAATATAACATGCTAAGCATGGATCATTTAACAGGCATATACTTCCAAATAAAAAAGTGAGCATCCATGGACAACCTGACTTAAGCAGCCGAGTCAAACTTCTTAAACAAATGACCGTCATAATTTTAAGTGCATATACATTCCTAGGAAATGAAGTACATAACACAAGACATCTTGTTGGTTAAAGAGAGTCGACAACAAAGTCTGCTCATTCTtcatggccatcatcacccggatcggaataataaaattttaataatatgaatgACATATGGTTAAATGTTTTAGCACGGAGTTTGTTCAGCAGTTTGTAAGGAAACCATGGTAATAATTTCTTAAATGGGGTGAGTATGCTTGAAAGCATTAGACTGATAAATGTTCTTGaaaaaaaagcttcatttttacAGTTTGCGAGCCTAATTCTCCAATATTTTACAAGGATACAACACAATGATAAACCAAAATGCtgctggaaaaataatttacaagcaTAGTCATCACAGTTCAATTGATGATGATTGGATTGGACAgtgattttgtcatttttgagTGATCAGTCCAGCGAtcacttgaaaatgacaaaaataatgatcgtgtgattcaggcttaaggaagGCAATCATTAATGAAGTACGCTGCTGTCAAAACTTATTGAAAAGCTTCATTGAAATAATAACTCAATAGCCAGCCTATTTACCCAGGACTAgaatgaaagattaaaaaaagcattaaaggACTTACGATTCCATCACGCTCAATGGTCGCACGGATTTGCTCAGACCCAGGAGTTACGTTGAAGGCAATCTTGGACTTGAGCCCGTGCTTCAAGGCTTGCTTCACGATGCTAGCACAGCGACCCATGTCCTCATAGCTGGAATTAGTGCAGCTGCCAATGAGCCCTAAAACAGATTGAAATAGTAATGAGGGATTTACCAGGACATGACAGAGCAAACCTCCAGTTAAGTGCAGAAAGAAACATAACCTATTCAAGAGGTCATCAATTGGTGCCATATTGATAGACTGAAAATCAAAAAGGGAAGAGTTTTGGTTCATGACAGCTCAAAATTCTGGCaagttaacaatgaaaatataactaCATTTGTAATACAAGAAGCAGAAAACAAATCATAACATCAATTTACccattaaaaaactgaaatgcatAACCCGAGGGCTGCACTGCATGAATTTTATCTGGACACCATATTCTCTGgcataaatagattttattaagagaaaagaaaacaattaattaaacaaCAGAATAATATATGAGATGATACTGTAAATAATACATGCTGTAATCAGCAAAGTCCTATCATACTGCACTTACTTCGGTCATCAGACATGATTTTTATCATGTAATTTCttaattacaattgaaaatatgaaatcaaagACAAAATATATCTAATGCAATGTTAAATTTTTGATAGTATTCGAACTCTCgtagaatattaaaatacaagATATTTTGTGATTCCAATGGAAACCTTGAGTTCATCATTAATGAAAAGAGATGAATTATACCCACAGGTAGAGTAATACCtgcataagaaaataaatatgcacaggaaaataatttcagtaaaataaagAACTCACTCAACAGTAaaataaagaactaaaaaaaaataaacgaaaaatatattactttgaaCTAGTTAGCAGGAAATACGAGTATAAGAAAATTAAGTTCATCCACAATGAAGTGTAACATATTCATTCAATGATCTATGCAACCCAAATTGTCGACATATAAAGCACATTCCAATACATTTTCCTGCAAAGTGATATTGCAGGTATTATGAAAAAGATCACCTATAATTAttaaatggttttaaaaagaaaaaaaggacaaGGATGTACGTGTATACTTCTAAACCCCTGAAAGGAAACTGCTGCTCCTATTTCATTATATCATAGTACAAGCTGCATGGAACTTACCAACTTTGATGTCAAGAGGCCAGTCATTCTTTTTGGCTGTCTCACCCAGCTTGGAGATAGGATGAGCCAGGTCAGGAGTGAATGGTCCATTCACATGGGGCTCCAATTCACTCAAGTTTATCTCAATGACCTATAGGAAAGGAGACCAAGGTAAAACACAGCAATGCACATAGCCCAGTACAGAGCTGGGGAAGCAGTCAAGGccaaatgcatatatatataacGATATAAAATACTACTAAAAAACAGATTACCAGACAATGgcttaatattattaatggtCAAAGAAGTATAGCAGTATTGGCAAAAATGAGAGAGTACGACATTTTACAGAAACAGAAAATTCAGCTATTGATTACAAacattgaataattaattcaTCCAATACAGTATTTTTAAATACCTCATCCAATTGGACAATTTTTTGAGCAAATTAGTTATTACTATTCTGGTTAAGTTTATAAGAAAACACTCAGGACTCACTGCCAATAATACTCATTAAAAGTATTTTGATGATTGATGAGTAAGGGATTGAGTGAAACTACACATTACTCCAAAAAAGATGTAATAGTATATGTAAATTTCCCTCATTCAAAATATACTAGCTTTCCCAGTCAAtgttaacaataaattttaacgATTGCTAGGATAATATTTGTGCTTAAAGTAAAAAGCACACTAAAacagaaaatacaaaagaaaaatgttACATATTATCAAACAACTTATCAAGGATGGTGCTTTCCTCTTGAGAAATTTCAAGCTCTAGCCCCAGTACAATGTCTACAACAATAGGTCAAAGGACATTTCTTTTTATTGCCTCAATGAGAAATGAAGAGTAagtcataaaaacaaaaaataaagaaataaaatcaaacatGCTAAATTGGGACATTCTATTTAGATAATTTCCCACAACTATTTTTGTATGATAAGTTATTTTACCCAATTATCAGGAGGGTAACCTTAAACTGTAGGGTGAGTTTTTATGGTAATGAAAATGAACAGGCAAAGTAAGAGTCAACTCATACAGAGTAAGACTATGCTGAGTATGCTTGGCATGACCTctaaaaaattcagttttaaacGGTTAAGTTATATGCATACACTCAAACAAAGACTAACCTTGTCATAAGGAGCATCTGCGTCAGCATTGAGGAGAACTTTGGAGTATTTATCAGATTCCATAGCAATTTCTGATCTCCCAGTTGCATTCAAATAATCCTTCATTCTCTTATTGTAAGGGAAAATTGAGGTTGTAGCTCCAATCTCAGCACCCATATTGCAAATAGTGGCCATACCTGGGAGaagcaaaaatatgaatttgcaATGATAATGCTGATCAAACATGTGCATGGAGAAAACAAATATGTATTACACATTAACAAACTAGGAGCTTAAAACATGTATGGTTGGTATCAATGGTGTTTAATCATCCTAAAGAGAAAGAAAACTATACTCCATTTCACTCGGCTCCATCCGCATCGCACGCACAGCTAGATCACTAAGTGTAAGTCAAAATTGTGAGTTAAGCCAAAactgtaatgcagtgttgcattctgcaggataatcaCCCTTTTGCatgggtttatcaacttacaaacaagctctcggaacgcatcttgtttGTACGTCATTATtacaaacctctggtttttcggACAACGAAACTTCATAACTACGAGTGTTTACTGTATCCTCTGAACGATTCAATTTATGTATGGACTCATTTTCACAATATGCAAAGGATTTGCATATTTTTAGGAACATATTACATCATGTAAAGGAAGTATAAAGATGCCCTTTTCCAAATTACCTCACTTGACTTTAGTAATGAcacttatttaaaattaaatacttgaaaTACTGAAGTGTTCAGTTTGGTAGAGGGACAACCTTGCAAAAACTAGGTACATTagcttaaatgaaaaattttcaaggaatttctcCACTTGCTTTCTTAGAGATAGACCACCTGGAGCCATAATAACAAACAGGAATACTCGACAGTAACAGAGGCGATACCacaagaagaaaggaaattttttgcTTGCACGCAAATTTCTATTTCTCAAGGTTGAATTATGAACTACATTGGCTCTACTGCAGCAAATTAACAGTTTGATACTGATCCATAatacttttctcattatttatgaaataaaatgaggaaacaaTATTCATGGGTATCCCCCACCCCCAGATCCATCTGAAACAAAAGAAATCATACAGATACATGCATCACAAACAGCCACACAACTGACCTGTGCATGAAATGGAGTCAACTCCAGGGCCGAAGTACTCAACAATAGCACCAGTACCACCCTTGACAGTCAATATTCCAGCTACTTTAAGAATAATGTCCTTGGGAGAGGACCAGCCCTTCAGCTCTCCAGTCAACTTGACTCCAATgacctataaaaaaattaaagcattccATTGGTACTCACCAGTATTTTCACAGAGAGAATTGCGATAATAACAATGAAAGAAACTAATAACTCTTTGATGAGAGCTACTTACTTCATCTGAAACATATTAGAAtatcaaacttttaaaaattatttattagggATAACTATAATTGATTCATCCATAAAAACAAGGCTCTCAAGTATGTACCTCTTTTCCCAAGTTCTACTTGTCTaacctcgattttttttaactgcaatattaatctatatatataaaagaaagtcgaaaatcgtgttagttagaacacttataactcgagaacggctgcaccgatttcaatgagatttggttctttggattcgtctcaggcggggttaacatataggctattaaaaaaaggataatttcacaaaaaaaattcatctctttcctatggacatgcttttaggagttatagtaacacaacaattgataagtcggtcaaaactacaacttaaataatttgttttgtttttcccactttaataactgaatttagtaacaatataacattttaattactaaatatattccaaatattaattaaattgaaattacatttaaaaaatttaattcgagctaattgtaagcccagccgtggccaagttcgagttgacacttcactaccgtgtttgtaaacaaatctccaagcaattgttgacaaacggtaatgtccgtgttcctgtcgaggaatcgagtagttttaactcatttccttggaatgattgcaaattagtttcagtgagctcatcaacaaagagttccagaatatgattgatcaccaaaagaatcaaagatggttgatatagcgagcaagaacgaagatgcggatgactaaaacgaggtaaattcaaatagttcgtactctgcatgaattcgaatcttttaaatgtgtaacaaacgaagacgaaatcaccaactacctatctgaatattttaagtccttggacatacctagcttaccaaggcacgatttacagaaaaatgtagtttctgtgttcatgatctttcgaagcctaaaccaaccaaagcTATCCAAcagaacgtgtttggtgattaaaataattggtaatgaatgtgattcacgcaacttcactcaaaggaaaattcaaaggtgaggaagtccttattccgtagattccattatctcaactcatatgcccttttgagattaaacgtattcaatttccaattcgtgttgcattcgtgataacgattaaaaaatcgcatggtcagtctttcagttttgtGTTGTtggtgctcatgtgctaatgaaaacccatgattttctcatggtcaatttaacgtgctatgttcacgagtcgataaaccatcctctatatttcttccttcgcttcaagtgcgtagctaggatagggggttttgggcgcagctaataccacgggtctgtagggtatagaaaactcgctaaggcaagcgggaagtgtgggggcacttcccccagaaattttttaagataaatggttcaaaatagtgggttttgcatctgtgtgaatagttaaatatgttttgtttgttagtcatccgtccccctaatattaataacaaaatctttcatgaaaaaattctctaagctcttggggggggggggggtttatcccccaaaacctcccctcgctgcatcactgctttgcttcgctatatttatttcgcttcatccgcttcatcttgcgcctgataacaaaacaaaaactgtagtttatcagaaggtgcttgacgcaagaaattaaacccgaatgtgtagagctcaccgtggtgcgtttacgcatgcagtacgtttacgcagtgcatttttttcaaacagagatactaaaactggcgcgccttaagtcatttaatgcgaatgctgcctcataggggctcttcttgcacgattttgagcatcagtcaagcgtcggtctggggttgtgtcaacctcccccctgaatgggccaagtgtatgcaacagacttgggcctaaaaatatttttttacatctaataacgcaaatagccaacaactgaatgcgtataatttttatttcatgaactgctttattaaaccacaatgcccaaaatttctttagctaaaacgtaagaaaatttgctgaaaaatatccgcctagacgtgctccgatccaccctatatagattcaatgaagaaaatgtccttctgacaagcaattttggtactcatttacgtagttttattgaatttgtatccttatttcattataataaattaaacatgattaaaaacgatacagccgctcttgatttataaatggtgtaagtaaactttaagttcattgattgttaggcgatacgaagtgcgccgggtcagctagtaatcataataaaaatattaataaatgattacATATTAAATATCAATGATTAGCTCACATTGGGACACTTCAATTCCCATGGGATGTCGGCCATTACATCAACAGCATCAGCACCACCTACGCCAATGCAGAGGCAACCAAGACCACCACCATTTGGCGTGTGAGAGTCGGTACCAATCATCAAAAGACCAGGGAAAGCATAATTTTCCAGAAtgatctaaaagaaaaaaaaaaaaaaacttcgtaataaatattatatccaTTGGTGGGAGCATATCAtgctaataaaagaaaaaaatatatttaaaatgttataaatcaTCAAATTGAATGTAATACTTATTTACTTATTACATACTTATTTCCCctatgaaattctaatcaatgagaggaaatttttaaataattagcacacaaaatatgaatgaattgaaCGTATTTGAATGTGATTTATACTAATGCACATTTCATACGAAGATATCCAAATTTCCATCATGACATTTGCCCATGTACATACATCCTGATAGACTTATCACCTTAATGCCAAATATACACTTATTATGCAAGAATTCCAACTTATACACATCTTTTGATGTATTTCCGGTGCAATATTTGTGTAATACAAATGTAATACACATTGTGTTGTCTGGGATATTTTAGGCCAGTTGCACGACAATATTGGAAATCAAATTTTACCTTGCCCAATGGATCAATATTTAATGAGTTGGTTAAGGCCATCATTTCTTGAGCAAGGTAACTTACTTTGATAAAGGATATGAAGACCTTTGAGAGGAATAAAACTCGTAAAATACCTGATGAATGATTCCAGAGCCAGGTTTCCAGAAGCCAACCCCGTATTTAGCTCCAGCAGACTTGAGGAAGGAGTACACTTCCTTGTTAATGTCATTGGCTCTCGCCAAATCTTTTTCTCCACCAACCTAAaagagatagaaaaataaatgagaagagaTATAATACTTCACTGGCCCGGAACTAGGACAGGGCAGATGGGGTGTGGGGGggagattggggggggggggggggaaggaattTTATAACCTTAGTGGCCTTTTTTGGCAACAAAATTCAAAAGTTTATCaaataagttatttaatttttttaaacattataacaCCACAATCaatattgtttgattttatttgcttttgatgcatattttataatttaaactacaACATTTCAATGAATAGCTTATTTGTGGGTCGactaataaatttatattattattacttagagTATTAAATTTTAGTGTTGGGGGAGGGGAATTAAGGTGGTATCAATTCATTCAAAGTTCCATCTGATTTAGGACCATAAAGTTTCAATCATTTCAAACTGAAAAACGCCACCAATTCTGACACCAATAGCATCAAATGCAAAAGCCAGAGATATCAGTGAGGAACAAAAATTGCTCATAGCATAAAGGAACGAAGTGGAAATTATGAGAAACACATTGAAGGAGGCATAACAACCATCAAATTAAcatctataataaaaaataagccatCTACTCACTTGAGCTTCGATGAGATGGTCACAGTGAATGGTAGAAGGCACAGCTACTCGTGGAAGTCCTGAAGAAATGAACTGTAACATGGCCATTTGGGCTGTGGCATCCTGCATAGCAACTCGGTCTGGCCTCAGCCTCAAATAGCTGGTCCCTCGCTTAATTTCTTGACCAGCTGGATCATCCAAGTGGGAATACAATACTTTTTCCGACAGAGTCAGGGGTCGATTTAGCCTGCACATGGAGATTACCAAAGCCTTTAATCATGAACTTAGTTAAAGTTTTCTGCAATTTCGAcgcaatttacaaaaaagaaaatggcaaaataagaCAACGAATTGCAGACAAGAAAAGCTTTCTCAGCCCCCAGGAAACCTAGGGAGGTATCAAAATAGTAACTGAACCAAATACGTTATGATGGAATGCATACCTCTTCTTCACGACGTCCAGCTTCTTCGCAAGTGTTTCATGAGGAAGGCCGGCGTCGGGGTCGAACTTGCTCATCGCCACCTTCTTGGCGGCGGCGGCCAGAGGGGAAATGTGGAAACATCTTTGCTGGACTTCACGAGAAAGCCCCCAAAGTCCCTGAAAGAGTTAATAAGGCAGGATTTTGTGTTACAGAAATAAATGGTTACCCAAAAAGTTCATTCAATTTCTCACACAAGATTTCCAATCAACGCTAAGAAAGTAACTAAATTAGAAAAGACACAGGGGAGAAAAGCACAGGCAGACTTAAGCCAGAATTGACCGATACTACTGAACAATATATTTTACCCTCCATTTACCCATCGGTAGGAAATGTTTCCTTGCCATCAAAAAGAAAATGCCATATGGACATATCGATTTCGGTTAGACACAATTCCAGAAAAAGTTAAGACGAAAAATAACACAACTATCATTTGAAAAACTACGAAATCGGAATCTCAACTTAGTTGCATTAGGTATTCAAGATTTCAAAAGCAATTACAGCAATTATTAAAAAGAAATCGGTGCATATTCAGAGGAGTAAAATTGGTAAGCCGTGCTCGAAAGTATAATAGTTGAATACGAGcaataaattagcaaaaataatggcaaatataGCACAATAGATATCAGAATATTGCGATGTTAATGACATAGTGACTTAAAACGGTCTCGTTACATTATTTAAAGGCAAAAATTTCTCACCTGATGCTGAAGAACCCTTAAGCAGCTCGCCATGGTTGCAGAAGGGAcggaaaatgaaaacttttatttggAGCTTTCGAACTCCTGCCATCTGGTGGCGACTGGATGGAGTAATCTTGAGAAGTGAATTTCGCAAAGCAAAGACGTTAAAGGCGCGTATTATGTCTGATCCTTTGAGCTGCACAACAGATTTTGGAGAGACCACGACACTTAACTCGAAAAGAATCAGTGTTATTGTAAAAAAGAAAGCAGTTTATAGCGTAATTTCACGAAATTTACAAATGTTGACTCAAGAATGATAGAAGTCGAAAGGATGTGTCGATTACCATGGTTGACCCCTCAGCGAAAAAAcggttgaaatttcaacagttaattgggaccattgttaatccaacagtaactgttgaatccaacagtaactattgAATTCAACAGTagattgggaccactgttaaaactaacagtaactgttaaaactaaccatAATTGTAAACTCTGACAGTAActaataaatccaaaaattattgatgaattcagaagttactgttggattcagcagttactgttggattcaacagctgtcccaattaactgttgaaatttcaaccgTTTTTTCGCAAAGGGACGGAAGATGCTGTATATTAATAGAG
It encodes the following:
- the LOC124170438 gene encoding aconitate hydratase, mitochondrial-like, which codes for MASCLRVLQHQGLWGLSREVQQRCFHISPLAAAAKKVAMSKFDPDAGLPHETLAKKLDVVKKRLNRPLTLSEKVLYSHLDDPAGQEIKRGTSYLRLRPDRVAMQDATAQMAMLQFISSGLPRVAVPSTIHCDHLIEAQVGGEKDLARANDINKEVYSFLKSAGAKYGVGFWKPGSGIIHQIILENYAFPGLLMIGTDSHTPNGGGLGCLCIGVGGADAVDVMADIPWELKCPNVIGVKLTGELKGWSSPKDIILKVAGILTVKGGTGAIVEYFGPGVDSISCTGMATICNMGAEIGATTSIFPYNKRMKDYLNATGRSEIAMESDKYSKVLLNADADAPYDKVIEINLSELEPHVNGPFTPDLAHPISKLGETAKKNDWPLDIKVGLIGSCTNSSYEDMGRCASIVKQALKHGLKSKIAFNVTPGSEQIRATIERDGIAQTLREFGGTVLANACGPCIGQWDRKDVKKGEKNTIVTSYNRNFTGRNDANPATHAFVTSPELVTALSIAGTLNFNPQTDKLKGADGKEFLLDSPFGDELPKSGFDPGVDTYQAPPSDGKNLKVDVDPKSQRLQLLEPFDVWDGKDLTDLTILIKVKGKCTTDHISAAGPWLKYRGHLDNISNNMFIGAVNADNNEMNKVKNQLTGEWGGVPDVARAYKAKGIRWCAVGDENYGEGSSREHAALEPRHLGGRAIIVKSFARIHETNLKKQGLLPLTFDNPADYDKIQPTDKISLLGLAQLAPGKPIKAEIKHADGKVETITLNHTMNEQQIGWFKAGSALNRMKQIAAGK